From one Lycium barbarum isolate Lr01 chromosome 6, ASM1917538v2, whole genome shotgun sequence genomic stretch:
- the LOC132645831 gene encoding putative casein kinase II subunit beta-4 yields MYRDRGGGSSRSEIAGGPLDRKRINDVLDKHLEKSSPSTSRASLKDKAVPSTSKLHHHHQHLDNTKNKCSDDESETDSEESDVSGSDGEDTSWISWFCNLRGNEFFCEVDDEYIQDDFNLCGLSSQVPYYDYALDLILDVESSHGDMFTEEQNELVESAAEMLYGLIHVRYILTSKGMTAMLEKYKNYDFGRCPRVYCCGQPCLPVGQSDIPRSSTVKIYCPKCEDIYYPRSKYQGNIDGAYFGTTFPHLFLMTYGHLKPQKPTQNYVPRVFGFKLHKT; encoded by the exons ATGTATAGAGATCGAGGTGGTGGTTCATCGAGGTCGGAGATCGCGGGAGGACCGTTGGATCGGAAACGAATAAACGATGTGTTGGATAAGCACTTGGAAAAATCATCACCTTCCACATCTAGAGCCTCCTTAAAGGATAAGGCGGTTCCTTCTACCTCTAAattgcatcatcatcatcagcatCTTGATAACACGAAGAACAAGTGCTCTGATG ATGAATCTGAAACAGACAGTGAAGAGTCTGATGTTAGTGGTTCTGATGGGGAAGATACATCATGGATTTCTTGGTTTTGTAACCTGCGTGGAAATGAGTTCTTCTGTGAAGTTGATGATGaatacattcaagatgattttAATCTCTGTGGATTGAGCAGTCAAGTGCCATATTATGACTATGCACTTGACCTTATCCTTGATGTTGAATCCTCTCATG GTGATATGTTCACCGAGGAGCAGAATGAATTGGTTGAGTCAGCGGCAGAGATGTTGTATGGTTTGATCCATGTCCGGTACATTTTGACTAGCAAGGGAATGACTGCAATG TTAGAGAAGTACAAGAACTACGACTTTGGGAGATGTCCACGAGTTTATTGCTGTGGACAGCCTTGCCTTCCCGTTGGTCAGTCCGATATTCCACGTTCAAGTACAGTAAAAATATACTGTCCCAAATGTGAGGATATCTATTACCCCCGATCGAAGTACCAAGGCA ATATCGATGGAGCTTACTTTGGAACAACGTTTCCACACCTCTTTTTGATGACTTATGGACACCTCAAGCCACAAAAACCAACACAGAATTATGTTCCCAGGGTATTTGGTTTCAAGCTCCACAAAACTTGA